In one Mesorhizobium australicum genomic region, the following are encoded:
- the rsmD gene encoding 16S rRNA (guanine(966)-N(2))-methyltransferase RsmD has protein sequence MRIVGGEFRGRPLATPRSSAIRPTTDRTREALFNVLAHRYADRLEGVRVLDLFSGTGALGLEALSRGAAFCVFVEESAEGRGLVRENVEALGLQGRTKIFRRDATSLGPSGTLGSFGLLFADPPYGKGLGERALASARDGGWIVAGSLCVVEEGADAPFSPGDGFEIVDERSYGDTIIRFVEVT, from the coding sequence ATGCGCATTGTCGGCGGCGAGTTCCGCGGCCGCCCGCTTGCGACGCCGCGCTCCAGCGCGATCCGGCCGACCACCGACCGGACGCGCGAGGCTCTCTTCAACGTGCTCGCCCACCGCTACGCGGACAGGCTGGAAGGGGTGCGCGTGCTCGACCTCTTTTCCGGCACCGGTGCGCTGGGGCTGGAAGCCCTGTCGCGCGGGGCCGCCTTCTGCGTCTTCGTCGAGGAATCGGCGGAAGGGCGCGGTCTCGTGCGGGAGAACGTCGAGGCGCTCGGCCTGCAGGGGCGCACCAAGATCTTCCGCCGCGATGCTACGTCGCTCGGTCCTTCGGGAACGCTCGGCTCCTTCGGCCTGCTCTTCGCCGATCCGCCCTATGGCAAGGGCCTCGGCGAGCGGGCGCTCGCGTCGGCGCGGGACGGCGGCTGGATCGTTGCGGGCAGTCTCTGCGTGGTCGAGGAGGGCGCAGATGCGCCGTTTTCACCCGGCGACGGCTTCGAGATCGTCGATGAAAGATCCTATGGCGACACCATCATCCGCTTCGTCGAAGTGACGTAA
- a CDS encoding M16 family metallopeptidase, which translates to MAQEVRQEPVADFTLANGLEVVVIPDHRAPVVTHMLWYKVGGSDEEPGKSGIAHFFEHLMFKGTKNAKPGEFSRRVAEIGGQENAFTSNDYTAYYQQVSPDVLPDMMRFEADRMRNLILTDEVIGPERDVILEERNSRVDSDPGGILAEEIDATLYQNHPYGTPVIGWKHEIAQLNRKDAIDFYDRYYAPNNAVLVVAGDVDAETVKKLAEDTYAKVPRGPDLPPRIRPTEPEQNTARTVTLKDPRVGVPSFQKNWLVPSYTSAVREKLDGEPEALDLLSEILGGGIRSRLHQELVVKRGIASSAGAYYQGTALDDTDITFYGSPRGAASLAEVEAAIDSEIAKLIESGVTQEELDRARNRFLRSLIFARDSQSGMARIYGSTLTTGGSIRDIDEWPDRIRKVTTDDIRAVAKKYLSPDRAVTGYLLPAGGNAG; encoded by the coding sequence ATGGCCCAGGAGGTGCGGCAGGAGCCGGTCGCCGATTTCACCCTGGCCAACGGGCTGGAGGTGGTCGTCATCCCGGACCATCGCGCGCCGGTGGTCACACACATGCTCTGGTACAAGGTCGGCGGCTCCGACGAGGAACCCGGCAAGTCGGGCATCGCGCATTTCTTCGAGCACCTGATGTTCAAGGGCACGAAGAACGCGAAGCCCGGTGAGTTCTCCCGTCGCGTCGCCGAGATCGGCGGGCAGGAGAACGCCTTCACCTCTAATGACTACACGGCCTATTACCAACAGGTCTCGCCCGACGTCCTGCCCGATATGATGCGTTTCGAGGCCGATCGCATGCGCAACCTGATCCTCACCGATGAGGTGATCGGACCGGAGCGCGACGTGATCCTCGAAGAGCGCAACTCGCGTGTCGACAGCGATCCGGGCGGCATCCTCGCCGAGGAGATCGACGCGACGCTCTACCAGAACCACCCCTACGGCACGCCGGTAATCGGCTGGAAGCACGAGATCGCCCAACTCAATCGCAAGGACGCGATCGACTTCTACGACCGCTACTACGCGCCCAACAACGCGGTACTGGTCGTTGCCGGCGACGTCGACGCGGAGACGGTCAAGAAGCTCGCCGAGGACACCTATGCCAAGGTGCCGCGCGGACCGGACCTGCCGCCGCGCATCCGACCGACTGAGCCCGAACAGAATACCGCACGCACGGTAACGCTTAAGGACCCGCGCGTCGGCGTGCCGAGCTTCCAGAAGAACTGGCTTGTGCCGTCCTACACGAGTGCCGTGCGCGAGAAGCTCGACGGCGAGCCCGAGGCGCTCGACCTTCTGTCGGAGATCCTTGGCGGCGGCATCCGCAGCCGCCTGCACCAGGAACTGGTCGTCAAGCGCGGCATCGCCTCGTCGGCCGGCGCCTACTATCAGGGCACCGCGCTCGACGACACCGACATCACCTTCTACGGCTCGCCCCGCGGCGCCGCCTCGCTGGCCGAGGTCGAGGCCGCCATTGACTCGGAGATCGCCAAGCTGATCGAAAGCGGCGTCACGCAGGAGGAACTGGACCGCGCCCGCAACCGCTTCCTGCGCAGCCTGATCTTCGCCCGCGACAGCCAGTCCGGCATGGCGCGCATCTACGGTTCGACGCTGACCACGGGGGGTTCGATCCGGGACATCGACGAATGGCCGGACCGCATCAGGAAGGTGACGACGGACGACATCCGCGCCGTCGCGAAGAAATATCTGTCGCCCGACCGGGCAGTGACGGGCTACCTGCTGCCCGCGGGAGGAAACGCCGGATGA
- a CDS encoding M16 family metallopeptidase produces MITLRMAAGRIVALISLVLLLALPALSAARAEVKIQDVVSSKGVRAWLVEDYSVPIVSIRFALRGGSTQDPIGKEGLANLMTGLFDEGAGDLDSDAFQLGLDDAGAEMSFSAGSDAIYGSMRMLAEGQDEAFALLRLAIQQPRFDAEPLNRIRDQIVAGIQASALDPSTKGEIAWREALYAGHPYARPDEGTEATLATITPDDVRQFHDRVFARGNLVVGVVGAIDAETLKRRLDELFGDLPAEPTLSPVVRAEPKFAQQINVASNLPQTTLQLAWPGIERNDPQFFAAYLMNHILGGGSFSSRLFEEVREKRGLTYGISSALVNRDYSSALVIGTSTRADRAAETLALIRSEVAKMATEGPTQAELDFAKKYVIGAYAINNLDTSGAIARTLVELQLDGLGIDYIDRRTTLIEAVTLDDVKAAAKRLLESQPAVMVLGPALPQSAVQ; encoded by the coding sequence ATGATCACCCTTCGCATGGCTGCCGGGCGCATCGTCGCCCTAATTTCGCTGGTCCTTCTCCTTGCCCTGCCGGCCCTCTCCGCGGCGCGGGCCGAAGTGAAGATCCAGGACGTCGTCTCGTCAAAGGGCGTCCGCGCCTGGCTGGTGGAGGACTACTCCGTTCCGATCGTCTCGATCCGCTTCGCGCTGCGCGGCGGGTCGACCCAGGACCCGATCGGCAAGGAAGGGCTCGCCAACCTGATGACCGGCCTGTTCGACGAAGGGGCGGGCGATCTCGACAGCGACGCCTTCCAGCTTGGGCTGGACGACGCGGGCGCCGAGATGAGCTTCAGCGCCGGCAGCGATGCGATCTACGGCTCGATGCGCATGCTCGCCGAGGGCCAGGACGAGGCCTTTGCGCTGCTGCGCCTGGCGATCCAGCAGCCGCGCTTCGACGCCGAGCCGCTGAACCGCATCCGCGACCAGATCGTCGCCGGAATCCAGGCGAGCGCGCTCGACCCCTCGACCAAGGGCGAGATCGCCTGGCGTGAGGCCCTCTATGCTGGCCATCCCTACGCGCGGCCGGACGAAGGCACGGAGGCGACTCTGGCCACCATCACGCCCGACGATGTCAGGCAGTTCCACGACCGCGTCTTCGCTCGCGGCAACCTGGTCGTTGGCGTGGTCGGCGCGATCGACGCCGAGACGCTGAAGCGGCGTCTGGACGAACTGTTCGGCGATCTACCGGCTGAGCCGACCCTTTCGCCTGTCGTGCGCGCCGAGCCGAAGTTCGCCCAGCAGATCAACGTGGCTTCCAACCTGCCGCAGACCACGCTGCAGCTCGCCTGGCCCGGCATCGAGCGCAATGACCCGCAATTCTTCGCCGCCTACCTGATGAACCACATCCTCGGCGGCGGCTCGTTCTCGTCGCGCCTCTTCGAGGAGGTGCGCGAGAAGCGAGGCCTCACTTACGGGATCAGCTCCGCGCTGGTGAATCGCGACTATTCCTCTGCGCTGGTTATCGGCACCTCGACCCGGGCCGATCGCGCAGCCGAGACGCTGGCGCTGATCCGCTCCGAGGTGGCGAAAATGGCGACGGAAGGCCCGACCCAGGCTGAGCTCGACTTCGCCAAGAAGTATGTGATCGGCGCCTACGCCATCAACAATCTCGACACGTCGGGCGCGATCGCCCGCACGCTGGTCGAGCTCCAGCTTGACGGCCTGGGCATCGACTATATCGACCGCCGCACTACCCTCATCGAGGCGGTGACGCTGGACGATGTAAAGGCGGCCGCGAAGCGACTGCTCGAGTCTCAGCCGGCGGTGATGGTGCTTGGTCCGGCCCTGCCCCAGAGCGCGGTCCAGTGA
- a CDS encoding patatin-like phospholipase family protein, translating to MAPAAGRTRGDGGPTFALALGGGGARGLAHIHAIEALDELGIAPVAIAGSSIGAIMGAGMAAGMTGEEIHHYAKSILGRRGEVASRIWKSRPGSLREAVAGGFRLGQFDISRILKAFLPEAVPDTFEELKIPLKVTGTDFYGHKAAVFESGDLLSAIAASAAIPAVFRPVLRDGRYYIDGGFYNPVPFDLLFGKADILIAIDVVGAPDGDPAKAPSALDLMFGTSQLMMQSIIETKLTQRRPDILLQPPVSRFRVLDFLKIDTVMSETAALKDELKRAVEAAVKKRERK from the coding sequence ATGGCACCTGCCGCAGGGCGCACGCGCGGGGACGGCGGTCCGACCTTCGCACTGGCGCTTGGCGGCGGCGGCGCGCGCGGTCTGGCGCATATCCACGCCATCGAGGCTCTGGACGAACTGGGCATCGCGCCGGTCGCAATCGCGGGTTCTTCCATCGGCGCGATCATGGGCGCGGGCATGGCGGCGGGCATGACCGGCGAGGAGATCCATCACTATGCCAAGTCGATCCTCGGCCGGCGCGGCGAGGTTGCCAGCCGCATCTGGAAGTCGCGGCCCGGCAGCCTGCGCGAGGCGGTGGCCGGCGGCTTCAGGCTCGGCCAGTTCGACATCAGCCGCATCCTCAAGGCCTTCCTTCCGGAGGCGGTGCCGGACACGTTTGAGGAACTGAAAATCCCTCTCAAGGTGACGGGAACCGACTTCTACGGGCACAAGGCGGCCGTCTTCGAAAGTGGCGACCTCCTCTCCGCGATCGCCGCGTCGGCCGCCATTCCGGCCGTGTTCCGCCCCGTTCTGCGCGACGGCAGGTACTACATCGACGGGGGCTTCTATAATCCGGTGCCCTTCGACCTTCTGTTCGGCAAGGCCGACATCCTGATCGCGATCGACGTGGTCGGCGCGCCGGACGGAGACCCCGCCAAGGCGCCGAGCGCGCTCGACCTGATGTTCGGCACGAGCCAGCTGATGATGCAGTCGATCATCGAGACGAAGCTGACGCAACGCAGGCCTGACATTTTGCTCCAGCCGCCCGTCTCCCGTTTCCGGGTGCTCGACTTCCTGAAGATCGACACCGTGATGAGCGAGACCGCGGCGCTCAAGGACGAACTCAAGCGCGCGGTCGAGGCGGCGGTGAAGAAACGCGAGCGAAAG